The following proteins are co-located in the Tiliqua scincoides isolate rTilSci1 chromosome 8, rTilSci1.hap2, whole genome shotgun sequence genome:
- the MKS1 gene encoding tectonic-like complex member MKS1 isoform X2, translated as MAEAPWNEDTGGAVYRSRDPVRNLRLRVRLQQVTSTSLLLQQLQQPSSHPGQQQQLINLTALGPRSTTSGYRPEEEAEEAVIGWQEKLFSQFEMDLYQNEAACQSPLDRQYHKDILKLEKSGGRKNYRIFTYTDHDRFTNLEEHCQRVTTSPKEVPSYLAERMANVRRRRQERKPMEGSALKSRIVTWEPSEEFIKNNHVINTPVQTMYIMADLGPHGRLGCREHEHVLCTIRVDSNAVITVKPDFTGSKGPYRIELEGEKRELWKFTLENASAQVQPEEELREQRVFKDLYSRHKEYLSGLVGSDFETTLPGALRLLVNGEIVSAQGYEYDNLYIHFFLELPCRWSCPPSQLLSGVTQTCATKVLGRNRVAFFSFPFTLEVFFTQEDESEGSLPQWPVLYFAVQSLDFWQRHRVEGYGFVVLPAVPGAHTVTVSTWRPVEPGTCSELQRYFIGGSPELEDMTYTRVPGTFQGDRLSRFGFHSKTTGSVTFRLNCLQQSKAFLDSSSMRKQMQSVLDRLGGFSQQGSLGSVLEAFQRARRRMQEARESLPQDLIGAPSATALLQ; from the exons ATGGCGGAGGCGCCCTGGAACGAGGACACGGGCGGGGCCGTCTACCGCTCCCGGGACCCCGTCCGCAACCTGCGCCTCCG GGTCCGCCTCCAGCAGGTGACCTCCACCAGCctcctgctgcagcagctccagcagcCCTCCAGCCaccctgggcagcagcagcagctcatcaACCTGACTGCCCTTGGCCCTCGAAGCACCACAA GTGGGTATCGtcctgaggaggaggcagaagaggCTGTGATTGGTTGGCAGGAGAAACTCTTTAGCCAG TTTGAGATGGACCTGTACCAGAATGAGGCTGCCTGCCAGAGCCCGCTGGACCGACAGTACCATAAGGACATTCTGAAGCTGGAGAAGTCCGGGGGCCGCAAGAACTATCGGATTTTCACCTACACAGATCATGACCGCTTCACCAACCTGGAAGAG CACTGCCAGCGGGTCACCACCTCGCCCAAGGAGGTCCCCTCCTACCTGGCCGAGAGGATGGCCAACGTCAGGAGGAGGCGGCAGGAACGCAAACCCAT GGAGGGGAGTGCCCTGAAGTCTCGCATTGTCACCTGGGAGCCTTCGGAGGAGTTCATCAAGAACAACCACGTCATCAATACCCCTGTGCAGACCATGTACATAATGGCAGACCTGGGGCCCCACGGCAG GCTTGGGTGCAGAGAGCATGAGCACGTCCTCTGCACCATCAGGGTGGACAGCAACGCAGTCATCACTGTCAAGCCAGACTTCACAGGCTCCAAAGGGCCGTACAG GATTGAGCTGGAAGGGGAGAAGCGGGAGCTGTGGAAGTTCACCCTGGAGAATGCCTCAGCCCAGGTGCAGCCGGAGGAGGAGCTGCGGGAGCAGCGCGTCTTCAAGGAT TTGTACAGCCGGCACAAGGAGTACCTCAGCGGCCTCGTGGGCTCCGACTTTGAGACG ACTCTTCCTGGCGCTCTCCGGCTCCTTGTGAATGGTGAAATTG tgtCAGCCCAGGGCTATGAGTACGACAACCTCTACATCCACTTCTTCCTGGAGCTGCCCTGCC GCTGGTCCTGCCCTCCGTCCCAGCTGCTGTCCGGCgtcacacagacctgtgccaccaAGGTGCTGGGCAGG AACAGGGTggcctttttctccttcccattCACCTTGGAGGTGTTCTTCACCCAGGAGGATGAGTCAGAAG gctCCCTCCCACAGTGGCCGGTGCTGTATTTCGCTGTCCAGTCTCTGGATTTCTGGCAAAGGCACCGTGTGGAGGGCTATGGCTTCGTGGTGCTGCCTGCCGTGCCAG GGGCTCACACTGTGACCGTTTCCACCTGGCGCCCTGTGGAGCCTGGCACCTGCTCGGAGCTGCAGAGATACTTCATTGGAGGATCGCCAGAGCTGGAGGACATGACATACACCAGGGTGCCAGGTACCTTCCAG GGGGACCGCCTGAGCCGCTTTGGCTTTCACTCCAAGACAACGGGCAGCGTCACCTTCCGACTGAACTGCCTGCAGCAGTCCAA GGCGTTCCTGGACTCCAGTTCCATGAGGAAGCAGATGCAGAGTGTCCTGGACCGGCTGGGCGGCTTCAGCCAGCAGGGCTCCCTCGGCAGCGTCCTGG AGGCATTCCAGCGGGCCCGTCGCCGGATGCAGGAGGCCCGGGAGAGCCTCCCGCAGGACCTCATTGGTGCCCCCTCTGCCACCGCCCTGCTGCAGTGA
- the MKS1 gene encoding tectonic-like complex member MKS1 isoform X7 — MAEAPWNEDTGGAVYRSRDPVRNLRLRVRLQQVTSTSLLLQQLQQPSSHPGQQQQLINLTALGPRSTTSGYRPEEEAEEAVIGWQEKLFSQFEMDLYQNEAACQSPLDRQYHKDILKLEKSGGRKNYRIFTYTDHDRFTNLEEHCQRVTTSPKEVPSYLAERMANVRRRRQERKPMEGSALKSRIVTWEPSEEFIKNNHVINTPVQTMYIMADLGPHGRLGCREHEHVLCTIRVDSNAVITVKPDFTGSKGPYRIELEGEKRELWKFTLENASAQVQPEEELREQRVFKDLYSRHKEYLSGLVGSDFETTLPGALRLLVNGEIVSAQGYEYDNLYIHFFLELPCRWSCPPSQLLSGVTQTCATKVLGRNRVAFFSFPFTLEVFFTQEDESEGSLPQWPVLYFAVQSLDFWQRHRVEGYGFVVLPAVPGAHTVTVSTWRPVEPGTCSELQRYFIGGSPELEDMTYTRVPGTFQGVPGLQFHEEADAECPGPAGRLQPAGLPRQRPGGIPAGPSPDAGGPGEPPAGPHWCPLCHRPAAVSTTRSNHQHLLQEKLAE; from the exons ATGGCGGAGGCGCCCTGGAACGAGGACACGGGCGGGGCCGTCTACCGCTCCCGGGACCCCGTCCGCAACCTGCGCCTCCG GGTCCGCCTCCAGCAGGTGACCTCCACCAGCctcctgctgcagcagctccagcagcCCTCCAGCCaccctgggcagcagcagcagctcatcaACCTGACTGCCCTTGGCCCTCGAAGCACCACAA GTGGGTATCGtcctgaggaggaggcagaagaggCTGTGATTGGTTGGCAGGAGAAACTCTTTAGCCAG TTTGAGATGGACCTGTACCAGAATGAGGCTGCCTGCCAGAGCCCGCTGGACCGACAGTACCATAAGGACATTCTGAAGCTGGAGAAGTCCGGGGGCCGCAAGAACTATCGGATTTTCACCTACACAGATCATGACCGCTTCACCAACCTGGAAGAG CACTGCCAGCGGGTCACCACCTCGCCCAAGGAGGTCCCCTCCTACCTGGCCGAGAGGATGGCCAACGTCAGGAGGAGGCGGCAGGAACGCAAACCCAT GGAGGGGAGTGCCCTGAAGTCTCGCATTGTCACCTGGGAGCCTTCGGAGGAGTTCATCAAGAACAACCACGTCATCAATACCCCTGTGCAGACCATGTACATAATGGCAGACCTGGGGCCCCACGGCAG GCTTGGGTGCAGAGAGCATGAGCACGTCCTCTGCACCATCAGGGTGGACAGCAACGCAGTCATCACTGTCAAGCCAGACTTCACAGGCTCCAAAGGGCCGTACAG GATTGAGCTGGAAGGGGAGAAGCGGGAGCTGTGGAAGTTCACCCTGGAGAATGCCTCAGCCCAGGTGCAGCCGGAGGAGGAGCTGCGGGAGCAGCGCGTCTTCAAGGAT TTGTACAGCCGGCACAAGGAGTACCTCAGCGGCCTCGTGGGCTCCGACTTTGAGACG ACTCTTCCTGGCGCTCTCCGGCTCCTTGTGAATGGTGAAATTG tgtCAGCCCAGGGCTATGAGTACGACAACCTCTACATCCACTTCTTCCTGGAGCTGCCCTGCC GCTGGTCCTGCCCTCCGTCCCAGCTGCTGTCCGGCgtcacacagacctgtgccaccaAGGTGCTGGGCAGG AACAGGGTggcctttttctccttcccattCACCTTGGAGGTGTTCTTCACCCAGGAGGATGAGTCAGAAG gctCCCTCCCACAGTGGCCGGTGCTGTATTTCGCTGTCCAGTCTCTGGATTTCTGGCAAAGGCACCGTGTGGAGGGCTATGGCTTCGTGGTGCTGCCTGCCGTGCCAG GGGCTCACACTGTGACCGTTTCCACCTGGCGCCCTGTGGAGCCTGGCACCTGCTCGGAGCTGCAGAGATACTTCATTGGAGGATCGCCAGAGCTGGAGGACATGACATACACCAGGGTGCCAGGTACCTTCCAG GGCGTTCCTGGACTCCAGTTCCATGAGGAAGCAGATGCAGAGTGTCCTGGACCGGCTGGGCGGCTTCAGCCAGCAGGGCTCCCTCGGCAGCGTCCTGG AGGCATTCCAGCGGGCCCGTCGCCGGATGCAGGAGGCCCGGGAGAGCCTCCCGCAGGACCTCATTGGTGCCCCCTCTGCCACCGCCCTGCTGCAGTGAGCACCACCCGGAGCAACCACCAGcacctcttgcaggagaagctTGCAGAGTGA
- the MKS1 gene encoding tectonic-like complex member MKS1 isoform X5, with amino-acid sequence MAPPEELPGWELAGRRPGMEHPLPSQNTRGQAQAPRSSFLHRTGPTERPGSSSLPRVRLQQVTSTSLLLQQLQQPSSHPGQQQQLINLTALGPRSTTSGYRPEEEAEEAVIGWQEKLFSQFEMDLYQNEAACQSPLDRQYHKDILKLEKSGGRKNYRIFTYTDHDRFTNLEEHCQRVTTSPKEVPSYLAERMANVRRRRQERKPMEGSALKSRIVTWEPSEEFIKNNHVINTPVQTMYIMADLGPHGRLGCREHEHVLCTIRVDSNAVITVKPDFTGSKGPYRIELEGEKRELWKFTLENASAQVQPEEELREQRVFKDLYSRHKEYLSGLVGSDFETTLPGALRLLVNGEIVSAQGYEYDNLYIHFFLELPCRAGICAGRFPGSFHFHGCTFLGSLNIFCTLEWVVEGPAWRVSRLVLPSVPAAVRRHTDLCHQGAGQEQGGLFLLPIHLGGVLHPGG; translated from the exons ATGGCGCCTCCGGAGGAGCTTCCCGGGTGGGAGCTGGCAGGACGCCGTCCAGGGATGGAGCACCCGCTCCCATCACAGAACACGCGGGGTCAGGCACAGGCCCcccggtccagcttcctgcaccgCACGGGGCCCACCGAGCGCCCAGGGAGCAGCTCCCTCCCCAG GGTCCGCCTCCAGCAGGTGACCTCCACCAGCctcctgctgcagcagctccagcagcCCTCCAGCCaccctgggcagcagcagcagctcatcaACCTGACTGCCCTTGGCCCTCGAAGCACCACAA GTGGGTATCGtcctgaggaggaggcagaagaggCTGTGATTGGTTGGCAGGAGAAACTCTTTAGCCAG TTTGAGATGGACCTGTACCAGAATGAGGCTGCCTGCCAGAGCCCGCTGGACCGACAGTACCATAAGGACATTCTGAAGCTGGAGAAGTCCGGGGGCCGCAAGAACTATCGGATTTTCACCTACACAGATCATGACCGCTTCACCAACCTGGAAGAG CACTGCCAGCGGGTCACCACCTCGCCCAAGGAGGTCCCCTCCTACCTGGCCGAGAGGATGGCCAACGTCAGGAGGAGGCGGCAGGAACGCAAACCCAT GGAGGGGAGTGCCCTGAAGTCTCGCATTGTCACCTGGGAGCCTTCGGAGGAGTTCATCAAGAACAACCACGTCATCAATACCCCTGTGCAGACCATGTACATAATGGCAGACCTGGGGCCCCACGGCAG GCTTGGGTGCAGAGAGCATGAGCACGTCCTCTGCACCATCAGGGTGGACAGCAACGCAGTCATCACTGTCAAGCCAGACTTCACAGGCTCCAAAGGGCCGTACAG GATTGAGCTGGAAGGGGAGAAGCGGGAGCTGTGGAAGTTCACCCTGGAGAATGCCTCAGCCCAGGTGCAGCCGGAGGAGGAGCTGCGGGAGCAGCGCGTCTTCAAGGAT TTGTACAGCCGGCACAAGGAGTACCTCAGCGGCCTCGTGGGCTCCGACTTTGAGACG ACTCTTCCTGGCGCTCTCCGGCTCCTTGTGAATGGTGAAATTG tgtCAGCCCAGGGCTATGAGTACGACAACCTCTACATCCACTTCTTCCTGGAGCTGCCCTGCC GGGCCGGGATCTGTGCTGGGCGCTTCCCAGGCTCCTTCCATTTCCATGGCTGCACATTCCTTGGCTCCCTCAACATATTCTGCACATTGGAGTGGGTAGTCGAGGGCCCTGCTTGGCGAGTGTCCAG GCTGGTCCTGCCCTCCGTCCCAGCTGCTGTCCGGCgtcacacagacctgtgccaccaAGGTGCTGGGCAGG AACAGGGTggcctttttctccttcccattCACCTTGGAGGTGTTCTTCACCCAGGAGGATGA
- the MKS1 gene encoding tectonic-like complex member MKS1 isoform X1: MAPPEELPGWELAGRRPGMEHPLPSQNTRGQAQAPRSSFLHRTGPTERPGSSSLPRVRLQQVTSTSLLLQQLQQPSSHPGQQQQLINLTALGPRSTTSGYRPEEEAEEAVIGWQEKLFSQFEMDLYQNEAACQSPLDRQYHKDILKLEKSGGRKNYRIFTYTDHDRFTNLEEHCQRVTTSPKEVPSYLAERMANVRRRRQERKPMEGSALKSRIVTWEPSEEFIKNNHVINTPVQTMYIMADLGPHGRLGCREHEHVLCTIRVDSNAVITVKPDFTGSKGPYRIELEGEKRELWKFTLENASAQVQPEEELREQRVFKDLYSRHKEYLSGLVGSDFETTLPGALRLLVNGEIVSAQGYEYDNLYIHFFLELPCRWSCPPSQLLSGVTQTCATKVLGRNRVAFFSFPFTLEVFFTQEDESEGSLPQWPVLYFAVQSLDFWQRHRVEGYGFVVLPAVPGAHTVTVSTWRPVEPGTCSELQRYFIGGSPELEDMTYTRVPGTFQGDRLSRFGFHSKTTGSVTFRLNCLQQSKAFLDSSSMRKQMQSVLDRLGGFSQQGSLGSVLEAFQRARRRMQEARESLPQDLIGAPSATALLQ, encoded by the exons ATGGCGCCTCCGGAGGAGCTTCCCGGGTGGGAGCTGGCAGGACGCCGTCCAGGGATGGAGCACCCGCTCCCATCACAGAACACGCGGGGTCAGGCACAGGCCCcccggtccagcttcctgcaccgCACGGGGCCCACCGAGCGCCCAGGGAGCAGCTCCCTCCCCAG GGTCCGCCTCCAGCAGGTGACCTCCACCAGCctcctgctgcagcagctccagcagcCCTCCAGCCaccctgggcagcagcagcagctcatcaACCTGACTGCCCTTGGCCCTCGAAGCACCACAA GTGGGTATCGtcctgaggaggaggcagaagaggCTGTGATTGGTTGGCAGGAGAAACTCTTTAGCCAG TTTGAGATGGACCTGTACCAGAATGAGGCTGCCTGCCAGAGCCCGCTGGACCGACAGTACCATAAGGACATTCTGAAGCTGGAGAAGTCCGGGGGCCGCAAGAACTATCGGATTTTCACCTACACAGATCATGACCGCTTCACCAACCTGGAAGAG CACTGCCAGCGGGTCACCACCTCGCCCAAGGAGGTCCCCTCCTACCTGGCCGAGAGGATGGCCAACGTCAGGAGGAGGCGGCAGGAACGCAAACCCAT GGAGGGGAGTGCCCTGAAGTCTCGCATTGTCACCTGGGAGCCTTCGGAGGAGTTCATCAAGAACAACCACGTCATCAATACCCCTGTGCAGACCATGTACATAATGGCAGACCTGGGGCCCCACGGCAG GCTTGGGTGCAGAGAGCATGAGCACGTCCTCTGCACCATCAGGGTGGACAGCAACGCAGTCATCACTGTCAAGCCAGACTTCACAGGCTCCAAAGGGCCGTACAG GATTGAGCTGGAAGGGGAGAAGCGGGAGCTGTGGAAGTTCACCCTGGAGAATGCCTCAGCCCAGGTGCAGCCGGAGGAGGAGCTGCGGGAGCAGCGCGTCTTCAAGGAT TTGTACAGCCGGCACAAGGAGTACCTCAGCGGCCTCGTGGGCTCCGACTTTGAGACG ACTCTTCCTGGCGCTCTCCGGCTCCTTGTGAATGGTGAAATTG tgtCAGCCCAGGGCTATGAGTACGACAACCTCTACATCCACTTCTTCCTGGAGCTGCCCTGCC GCTGGTCCTGCCCTCCGTCCCAGCTGCTGTCCGGCgtcacacagacctgtgccaccaAGGTGCTGGGCAGG AACAGGGTggcctttttctccttcccattCACCTTGGAGGTGTTCTTCACCCAGGAGGATGAGTCAGAAG gctCCCTCCCACAGTGGCCGGTGCTGTATTTCGCTGTCCAGTCTCTGGATTTCTGGCAAAGGCACCGTGTGGAGGGCTATGGCTTCGTGGTGCTGCCTGCCGTGCCAG GGGCTCACACTGTGACCGTTTCCACCTGGCGCCCTGTGGAGCCTGGCACCTGCTCGGAGCTGCAGAGATACTTCATTGGAGGATCGCCAGAGCTGGAGGACATGACATACACCAGGGTGCCAGGTACCTTCCAG GGGGACCGCCTGAGCCGCTTTGGCTTTCACTCCAAGACAACGGGCAGCGTCACCTTCCGACTGAACTGCCTGCAGCAGTCCAA GGCGTTCCTGGACTCCAGTTCCATGAGGAAGCAGATGCAGAGTGTCCTGGACCGGCTGGGCGGCTTCAGCCAGCAGGGCTCCCTCGGCAGCGTCCTGG AGGCATTCCAGCGGGCCCGTCGCCGGATGCAGGAGGCCCGGGAGAGCCTCCCGCAGGACCTCATTGGTGCCCCCTCTGCCACCGCCCTGCTGCAGTGA
- the MKS1 gene encoding tectonic-like complex member MKS1 isoform X4, which yields MAPPEELPGWELAGRRPGMEHPLPSQNTRGQAQAPRSSFLHRTGPTERPGSSSLPRVRLQQVTSTSLLLQQLQQPSSHPGQQQQLINLTALGPRSTTSGYRPEEEAEEAVIGWQEKLFSQFEMDLYQNEAACQSPLDRQYHKDILKLEKSGGRKNYRIFTYTDHDRFTNLEEHCQRVTTSPKEVPSYLAERMANVRRRRQERKPMEGSALKSRIVTWEPSEEFIKNNHVINTPVQTMYIMADLGPHGRLGCREHEHVLCTIRVDSNAVITVKPDFTGSKGPYRIELEGEKRELWKFTLENASAQVQPEEELREQRVFKDLYSRHKEYLSGLVGSDFETTLPGALRLLVNGEIVSAQGYEYDNLYIHFFLELPCREGTPCGPSGLVLPSVPAAVRRHTDLCHQGAGQGWPFSPSHSPWRCSSPRRMSQKAPSHSGRCCISLSSLWISGKGTVWRAMASWCCLPCQGLTL from the exons ATGGCGCCTCCGGAGGAGCTTCCCGGGTGGGAGCTGGCAGGACGCCGTCCAGGGATGGAGCACCCGCTCCCATCACAGAACACGCGGGGTCAGGCACAGGCCCcccggtccagcttcctgcaccgCACGGGGCCCACCGAGCGCCCAGGGAGCAGCTCCCTCCCCAG GGTCCGCCTCCAGCAGGTGACCTCCACCAGCctcctgctgcagcagctccagcagcCCTCCAGCCaccctgggcagcagcagcagctcatcaACCTGACTGCCCTTGGCCCTCGAAGCACCACAA GTGGGTATCGtcctgaggaggaggcagaagaggCTGTGATTGGTTGGCAGGAGAAACTCTTTAGCCAG TTTGAGATGGACCTGTACCAGAATGAGGCTGCCTGCCAGAGCCCGCTGGACCGACAGTACCATAAGGACATTCTGAAGCTGGAGAAGTCCGGGGGCCGCAAGAACTATCGGATTTTCACCTACACAGATCATGACCGCTTCACCAACCTGGAAGAG CACTGCCAGCGGGTCACCACCTCGCCCAAGGAGGTCCCCTCCTACCTGGCCGAGAGGATGGCCAACGTCAGGAGGAGGCGGCAGGAACGCAAACCCAT GGAGGGGAGTGCCCTGAAGTCTCGCATTGTCACCTGGGAGCCTTCGGAGGAGTTCATCAAGAACAACCACGTCATCAATACCCCTGTGCAGACCATGTACATAATGGCAGACCTGGGGCCCCACGGCAG GCTTGGGTGCAGAGAGCATGAGCACGTCCTCTGCACCATCAGGGTGGACAGCAACGCAGTCATCACTGTCAAGCCAGACTTCACAGGCTCCAAAGGGCCGTACAG GATTGAGCTGGAAGGGGAGAAGCGGGAGCTGTGGAAGTTCACCCTGGAGAATGCCTCAGCCCAGGTGCAGCCGGAGGAGGAGCTGCGGGAGCAGCGCGTCTTCAAGGAT TTGTACAGCCGGCACAAGGAGTACCTCAGCGGCCTCGTGGGCTCCGACTTTGAGACG ACTCTTCCTGGCGCTCTCCGGCTCCTTGTGAATGGTGAAATTG tgtCAGCCCAGGGCTATGAGTACGACAACCTCTACATCCACTTCTTCCTGGAGCTGCCCTGCCGTGAGGGAACACCTTGTGGGCcttctgg GCTGGTCCTGCCCTCCGTCCCAGCTGCTGTCCGGCgtcacacagacctgtgccaccaAGGTGCTGGGCAGG GGTggcctttttctccttcccattCACCTTGGAGGTGTTCTTCACCCAGGAGGATGAGTCAGAAG gctCCCTCCCACAGTGGCCGGTGCTGTATTTCGCTGTCCAGTCTCTGGATTTCTGGCAAAGGCACCGTGTGGAGGGCTATGGCTTCGTGGTGCTGCCTGCCGTGCCAG GGGCTCACACTGTGA
- the MKS1 gene encoding tectonic-like complex member MKS1 isoform X3 — MAPPEELPGWELAGRRPGMEHPLPSQNTRGQAQAPRSSFLHRTGPTERPGSSSLPRVRLQQVTSTSLLLQQLQQPSSHPGQQQQLINLTALGPRSTTSGYRPEEEAEEAVIGWQEKLFSQFEMDLYQNEAACQSPLDRQYHKDILKLEKSGGRKNYRIFTYTDHDRFTNLEEHCQRVTTSPKEVPSYLAERMANVRRRRQERKPMEGSALKSRIVTWEPSEEFIKNNHVINTPVQTMYIMADLGPHGRLGCREHEHVLCTIRVDSNAVITVKPDFTGSKGPYRIELEGEKRELWKFTLENASAQVQPEEELREQRVFKDLYSRHKEYLSGLVGSDFETTLPGALRLLVNGEIVSAQGYEYDNLYIHFFLELPCRAGICAGRFPGSFHFHGCTFLGSLNIFCTLEWVVEGPAWRVSRLVLPSVPAAVRRHTDLCHQGAGQGWPFSPSHSPWRCSSPRRMSQKAPSHSGRCCISLSSLWISGKGTVWRAMASWCCLPCQGLTL; from the exons ATGGCGCCTCCGGAGGAGCTTCCCGGGTGGGAGCTGGCAGGACGCCGTCCAGGGATGGAGCACCCGCTCCCATCACAGAACACGCGGGGTCAGGCACAGGCCCcccggtccagcttcctgcaccgCACGGGGCCCACCGAGCGCCCAGGGAGCAGCTCCCTCCCCAG GGTCCGCCTCCAGCAGGTGACCTCCACCAGCctcctgctgcagcagctccagcagcCCTCCAGCCaccctgggcagcagcagcagctcatcaACCTGACTGCCCTTGGCCCTCGAAGCACCACAA GTGGGTATCGtcctgaggaggaggcagaagaggCTGTGATTGGTTGGCAGGAGAAACTCTTTAGCCAG TTTGAGATGGACCTGTACCAGAATGAGGCTGCCTGCCAGAGCCCGCTGGACCGACAGTACCATAAGGACATTCTGAAGCTGGAGAAGTCCGGGGGCCGCAAGAACTATCGGATTTTCACCTACACAGATCATGACCGCTTCACCAACCTGGAAGAG CACTGCCAGCGGGTCACCACCTCGCCCAAGGAGGTCCCCTCCTACCTGGCCGAGAGGATGGCCAACGTCAGGAGGAGGCGGCAGGAACGCAAACCCAT GGAGGGGAGTGCCCTGAAGTCTCGCATTGTCACCTGGGAGCCTTCGGAGGAGTTCATCAAGAACAACCACGTCATCAATACCCCTGTGCAGACCATGTACATAATGGCAGACCTGGGGCCCCACGGCAG GCTTGGGTGCAGAGAGCATGAGCACGTCCTCTGCACCATCAGGGTGGACAGCAACGCAGTCATCACTGTCAAGCCAGACTTCACAGGCTCCAAAGGGCCGTACAG GATTGAGCTGGAAGGGGAGAAGCGGGAGCTGTGGAAGTTCACCCTGGAGAATGCCTCAGCCCAGGTGCAGCCGGAGGAGGAGCTGCGGGAGCAGCGCGTCTTCAAGGAT TTGTACAGCCGGCACAAGGAGTACCTCAGCGGCCTCGTGGGCTCCGACTTTGAGACG ACTCTTCCTGGCGCTCTCCGGCTCCTTGTGAATGGTGAAATTG tgtCAGCCCAGGGCTATGAGTACGACAACCTCTACATCCACTTCTTCCTGGAGCTGCCCTGCC GGGCCGGGATCTGTGCTGGGCGCTTCCCAGGCTCCTTCCATTTCCATGGCTGCACATTCCTTGGCTCCCTCAACATATTCTGCACATTGGAGTGGGTAGTCGAGGGCCCTGCTTGGCGAGTGTCCAG GCTGGTCCTGCCCTCCGTCCCAGCTGCTGTCCGGCgtcacacagacctgtgccaccaAGGTGCTGGGCAGG GGTggcctttttctccttcccattCACCTTGGAGGTGTTCTTCACCCAGGAGGATGAGTCAGAAG gctCCCTCCCACAGTGGCCGGTGCTGTATTTCGCTGTCCAGTCTCTGGATTTCTGGCAAAGGCACCGTGTGGAGGGCTATGGCTTCGTGGTGCTGCCTGCCGTGCCAG GGGCTCACACTGTGA
- the MKS1 gene encoding tectonic-like complex member MKS1 isoform X6, which translates to MANVRRRRQERKPMEGSALKSRIVTWEPSEEFIKNNHVINTPVQTMYIMADLGPHGRLGCREHEHVLCTIRVDSNAVITVKPDFTGSKGPYRIELEGEKRELWKFTLENASAQVQPEEELREQRVFKDLYSRHKEYLSGLVGSDFETTLPGALRLLVNGEIVSAQGYEYDNLYIHFFLELPCRWSCPPSQLLSGVTQTCATKVLGRNRVAFFSFPFTLEVFFTQEDESEGSLPQWPVLYFAVQSLDFWQRHRVEGYGFVVLPAVPGAHTVTVSTWRPVEPGTCSELQRYFIGGSPELEDMTYTRVPGTFQGDRLSRFGFHSKTTGSVTFRLNCLQQSKAFLDSSSMRKQMQSVLDRLGGFSQQGSLGSVLEAFQRARRRMQEARESLPQDLIGAPSATALLQ; encoded by the exons ATGGCCAACGTCAGGAGGAGGCGGCAGGAACGCAAACCCAT GGAGGGGAGTGCCCTGAAGTCTCGCATTGTCACCTGGGAGCCTTCGGAGGAGTTCATCAAGAACAACCACGTCATCAATACCCCTGTGCAGACCATGTACATAATGGCAGACCTGGGGCCCCACGGCAG GCTTGGGTGCAGAGAGCATGAGCACGTCCTCTGCACCATCAGGGTGGACAGCAACGCAGTCATCACTGTCAAGCCAGACTTCACAGGCTCCAAAGGGCCGTACAG GATTGAGCTGGAAGGGGAGAAGCGGGAGCTGTGGAAGTTCACCCTGGAGAATGCCTCAGCCCAGGTGCAGCCGGAGGAGGAGCTGCGGGAGCAGCGCGTCTTCAAGGAT TTGTACAGCCGGCACAAGGAGTACCTCAGCGGCCTCGTGGGCTCCGACTTTGAGACG ACTCTTCCTGGCGCTCTCCGGCTCCTTGTGAATGGTGAAATTG tgtCAGCCCAGGGCTATGAGTACGACAACCTCTACATCCACTTCTTCCTGGAGCTGCCCTGCC GCTGGTCCTGCCCTCCGTCCCAGCTGCTGTCCGGCgtcacacagacctgtgccaccaAGGTGCTGGGCAGG AACAGGGTggcctttttctccttcccattCACCTTGGAGGTGTTCTTCACCCAGGAGGATGAGTCAGAAG gctCCCTCCCACAGTGGCCGGTGCTGTATTTCGCTGTCCAGTCTCTGGATTTCTGGCAAAGGCACCGTGTGGAGGGCTATGGCTTCGTGGTGCTGCCTGCCGTGCCAG GGGCTCACACTGTGACCGTTTCCACCTGGCGCCCTGTGGAGCCTGGCACCTGCTCGGAGCTGCAGAGATACTTCATTGGAGGATCGCCAGAGCTGGAGGACATGACATACACCAGGGTGCCAGGTACCTTCCAG GGGGACCGCCTGAGCCGCTTTGGCTTTCACTCCAAGACAACGGGCAGCGTCACCTTCCGACTGAACTGCCTGCAGCAGTCCAA GGCGTTCCTGGACTCCAGTTCCATGAGGAAGCAGATGCAGAGTGTCCTGGACCGGCTGGGCGGCTTCAGCCAGCAGGGCTCCCTCGGCAGCGTCCTGG AGGCATTCCAGCGGGCCCGTCGCCGGATGCAGGAGGCCCGGGAGAGCCTCCCGCAGGACCTCATTGGTGCCCCCTCTGCCACCGCCCTGCTGCAGTGA